Proteins encoded in a region of the Homo sapiens chromosome 9, GRCh38.p14 Primary Assembly genome:
- the PKN3 gene encoding serine/threonine-protein kinase N3 isoform X4, with protein MTHTCASGTPKERKLLAAAQQMLRDSQLKVALLRMKISSLEASGSPEPGPELLAEELQHRLHVEAAVAEGAKNVVKLLSSRRTQDRKALAEAQAQLQESSQKLDLLRLALEQLLEQLPPAHPLRSRVTRELRAAVPGYPQPSGTPVKPTALTGTLQVRLLGCEQLLTAVPGRSPAAALASSPSEGWLRTKAKHQRGRGELASEVLAVLKVDNRVVGQTGWGQVAEQSWDQTFVIPLERARELEIGVHWRDWRQLCGVAFLRLEDFLDNACHQLSLSLVPQGLLFAQVTFCDPVIERRPRLQRQERIFSKRRGQDFLRASQMNLGMAAWGRLVMNLLPPCSSPSTISPPKGCPRTPTTLREASDPATPSNFLPKKTPLGEEMTPPPKPPRLYLPQEPTSEETPRTKRPHMEPRTRRGPSPPASPTRKPPRLQDFRCLAVLGRGHFGKVLLVQFKGTGKYYAIKALKKQEVLSRDEIESLYCEKRILEAVGCTGHPFLLSLLACFQTSSHACFVTEFVPGGDLMMQIHEDVFPEPQARFYVACVVLGLQFLHEKKIIYRDLKLDNLLLDAQGFLKIADFGLCKEGIGFGDRTSTFCGTPEFLAPEVLTQEAYTRAVDWWGLGVLLYEMLVGECPFPGDTEEEVFDCIVNMDAPYPGFLSVQGLEFIQKLLQKCPEKRLGAGEQDAEEIKVQPFFRTTNWQALLARTIQPPFVPTLCGPADLRYFEGEFTGLPPALTPPAPHSLLTARQQAAFRDFDFVSERFLEP; from the exons ATGACCCACACGTGCGCCAGTGGCACCCCCAAG GAGAGGAAGCTCCTGGCAGCTGCCCAGCAGATGCTGCGGGACAGCCAGCTGAAGGTGGCCCTGCTGCGGATGAAGATCAGCAGCCTGGAGGCCAGTGGGTCCCCGGAGCCAG GGCCTGAGCTGCTGGCGGAGGAGCTACAGCATCGACTGCACGTTGAGGCAGCTGTGGCTGAGGGCGCCAAGAACGTGGTGAAACTGCTTAGTAGCCGGAGAACACAGGACCGCAAGGCACTGGCTGAG GCCCAGGCCCAGCTACAGGAGTCCTCTCAGAAACTGGACCTCCTGCGCCTGGCCTTGGAGCAGCTGCTGGAGCAACTGCCTCCTGCCCACCCTTTGCGCAGCAGAGTGACCCGAGAGTTGCGGGCTGCGGTGCCTGGATACCCCCAGCCTTCAGGGACACCTGTGAAGCCCACCGCCCTAACAG GGACACTGCAGGTCCGCCTCCTGGGCTGTGAACAGTTGCTGACAGCCGTGCCTGGGCGCTCCCCAGCGGCCGCACTGGCCAGCAGCCCCTCCGAGGGCTGGCTTCGGACCAAGGCCAAGCACCAGCGTGGCCGAGGCGAGCTTGCCA GCGAGGTGCTGGCTGTGCTAAAGGTGGACAACCGTGTTGTGGGGCAGACGGGCTGGGGGCAGGTGGCCGAACAGTCCTGGGACCAGACCTTTGTCATCCCACTGGAGCGA GCCCGTGAGCTGGAGATTGGGGTACACTGGCGGGACTGGCGGCAGCTATGTGGCGTGGCCTTCCTGAGACTTGAGGACTTCCTGGACAATGCCTGTCACCAACTGTCCCTCAGCCTGGTACCGCAGGGACTGCTTTTTGCCCAG GTGACCTTCTGCGATCCTGTCATTGAGAGGCGGCCCCGGCTGCAGAGGCAGGAACGCATCTTCTCTAAACGCAGAG GCCAGGACTTCCTGAGGGCTTCGCAGATGAACCTCGGCATGGCGGCCTGGGGGCGCCTCGTCATGAACCTGCTGCCCCCCTGCAGCTCCCCGAGCACAATCAGCCCCCCTAAAGGATGCCCTCGGACCCCAACAACACTGCGAGAGGCCTCTGACCCTGCCACTCCCAG TAATTTCCTGCCCAAGAAGACCCCCTTGGGTGAAGAGATGACACCCCCACCCAAGCCCCCACGCCTCTACCTCCCCCAGGAGCCAACATCCGAGGAGACTCCG CGCACCAAACGTCCCCATATGGAGCCTAGGACTCGACGTGGGCCATCTCCACCAGCCTCCCCCACCAG GAAACCCCCTCGGCTTCAGGACTTCCGCTGCTTAGCTGTGCTGGGCCGGGGACACTTTGGGAAG GTCCTCCTGGTCCAGTTCAAGGGGACAGGGAAATACTACGCCATCAAAGCACTGAAGAAGCAGGAGGTGCTCAGCCGGGACGAGATAGAGAG CCTGTACTGCGAGAAGCGGATCCTGGAGGCTGTGGGCTGCACAGGGCACCCTTTCCTGCTCTCCCTCCTTGCCTGCTTCCAGACCTCCAGCCATGCCTGCTTTGTGACTGAGTTTGTGCCTGGTGGTGACCTCATGATGCAGATCCACGAGGATGTCTTCCCCGAGCCCCAGGCCCG CTTCTACGTGGCTTGTGTTGTCCTGGGGCTGCAGTTCTTACACGAGAAGAAGATCATTTACAG GGACCTGAAGTTGGATAACCTTCTGCTGGATGCCCAGGGATTCCTGAAGATCGCAGACTTTGGACTCTGCAAGGAAG GGATCGGCTTCGGGGACCGGACTAGCACCTTCTGTGGCACCCCGGAGTTCCTGGCTCCCGAGGTGCTGACCCAGGAGGCATACACACGGGCTGTGGACTGGTGGGGGCTGGGTGTGCTGCTCTACGAGATGCTGGTGGGTGAG TGCCCGTTCCCAGGGGACACAGAGGAAGAGGTGTTTGACTGCATCGTCAACATGGACGCCCCCTACCCCGGCTTTCTGTCGGTGCAAGGGCTTGAGTTCATTCAGAAG CTCCTCCAGAAGTGCCCGGAGAAGCGCCTCGGGGCAGGTGAGCAGGATGCCGAGGAGATCAAGGTCCAGCCATTCTTCAGG ACCACCAACTGGCAAGCCCTGCTCGCCCGCACCATCCAGCCCCCCTTCGTGCCTACCCTGTGTGGCCCTGCGGACCTGCGCTACTTTGAGGGCGAGTTCACAGGGCTGCCGCCTGCCCTGACCCCACCTGCACCCCACAGCCTCCTCACTGCCCGCCAACAGGCCGCCTTCCGGGACTTCGACTTTGTGTCAGAGCGATTCCTGGAACCCTGA
- the PKN3 gene encoding serine/threonine-protein kinase N3 isoform X2, with product MEHREPGPSQWPPEDEKEVIRRAIQKELKIKEGVENLRRVATDRRHLGHVQQLLRSSNRRLEQLHGELRELHARILLPGPGPGPAEPVASGPRPWAEQLRARHLEALRRQLHVELKVKQGAENMTHTCASGTPKERKLLAAAQQMLRDSQLKVALLRMKISSLEASGSPEPGPELLAEELQHRLHVEAAVAEGAKNVVKLLSSRRTQDRKALAEAQAQLQESSQKLDLLRLALEQLLEQLPPAHPLRSRVTRELRAAVPGYPQPSGTPVKPTALTGTLQVRLLGCEQLLTAVPGRSPAAALASSPSEGWLRTKAKHQRGRGELASEVLAVLKVDNRVVGQTGWGQVAEQSWDQTFVIPLERARELEIGVHWRDWRQLCGVAFLRLEDFLDNACHQLSLSLVPQGLLFAQVTFCDPVIERRPRLQRQERIFSKRRGQDFLRASQMNLGMAAWGRLVMNLLPPCSSPSTISPPKGCPRTPTTLREASDPATPSNFLPKKTPLGEEMTPPPKPPRLYLPQEPTSEETPRTKRPHMEPRTRRGPSPPASPTRKPPRLQDFRCLAVLGRGHFGKVLLVQFKGTGKYYAIKALKKQEVLSRDEIESLYCEKRILEAVGCTGHPFLLSLLACFQTSSHACFVTEFVPGGDLMMQIHEDVFPEPQARFYVACVVLGLQFLHEKKIIYRDLKLDNLLLDAQGFLKIADFGLCKEGIGFGDRTSTFCGTPEFLAPEVLTQEAYTRAVDWWGLGVLLYEMLVGECPFPGDTEEEVFDCIVNMDAPYPGFLSVQGLEFIQKLLQKCPEKRLGAGEQDAEEIKVQPFFRTTNWQALLARTIQPPFVPTLCGPADLRYFEGEFTGLPPALTPPAPHSLLTARQQAAFRDFDFVSERFLEP from the exons ATGGAACACAGAGAG CCTGGGCCGAGCCAGTGGCCCCCAGAGGATGAGAAGGAGGTGATCCGCCGGGCCATCCAGAAAGAGCTGAAGATCAAGGAGGGGGTGGAGAACCTGCGGCGCGTGGCCACAGACCGCCGCCACTTGGGCCATGTGCAGCAGCTGCTGCGGTCCTCCAACCGCCGCCTGGAGCAGCTGCATGGCGAGCTGCGGGAGCTGCACGCCCGAATCCTGCTGCccggccctgggcctggcccagctg AGCCTGTGGCCTCAGGACCCCGGCCGTGGGCAGAGCAGCTCAGGGCTCGGCACCTAGAGGCTCTCCGGAGGCAGCTGCATGTGGAGCTGAAGGTGAAGCAGGGGGCTGAGAACATGACCCACACGTGCGCCAGTGGCACCCCCAAG GAGAGGAAGCTCCTGGCAGCTGCCCAGCAGATGCTGCGGGACAGCCAGCTGAAGGTGGCCCTGCTGCGGATGAAGATCAGCAGCCTGGAGGCCAGTGGGTCCCCGGAGCCAG GGCCTGAGCTGCTGGCGGAGGAGCTACAGCATCGACTGCACGTTGAGGCAGCTGTGGCTGAGGGCGCCAAGAACGTGGTGAAACTGCTTAGTAGCCGGAGAACACAGGACCGCAAGGCACTGGCTGAG GCCCAGGCCCAGCTACAGGAGTCCTCTCAGAAACTGGACCTCCTGCGCCTGGCCTTGGAGCAGCTGCTGGAGCAACTGCCTCCTGCCCACCCTTTGCGCAGCAGAGTGACCCGAGAGTTGCGGGCTGCGGTGCCTGGATACCCCCAGCCTTCAGGGACACCTGTGAAGCCCACCGCCCTAACAG GGACACTGCAGGTCCGCCTCCTGGGCTGTGAACAGTTGCTGACAGCCGTGCCTGGGCGCTCCCCAGCGGCCGCACTGGCCAGCAGCCCCTCCGAGGGCTGGCTTCGGACCAAGGCCAAGCACCAGCGTGGCCGAGGCGAGCTTGCCA GCGAGGTGCTGGCTGTGCTAAAGGTGGACAACCGTGTTGTGGGGCAGACGGGCTGGGGGCAGGTGGCCGAACAGTCCTGGGACCAGACCTTTGTCATCCCACTGGAGCGA GCCCGTGAGCTGGAGATTGGGGTACACTGGCGGGACTGGCGGCAGCTATGTGGCGTGGCCTTCCTGAGACTTGAGGACTTCCTGGACAATGCCTGTCACCAACTGTCCCTCAGCCTGGTACCGCAGGGACTGCTTTTTGCCCAG GTGACCTTCTGCGATCCTGTCATTGAGAGGCGGCCCCGGCTGCAGAGGCAGGAACGCATCTTCTCTAAACGCAGAG GCCAGGACTTCCTGAGGGCTTCGCAGATGAACCTCGGCATGGCGGCCTGGGGGCGCCTCGTCATGAACCTGCTGCCCCCCTGCAGCTCCCCGAGCACAATCAGCCCCCCTAAAGGATGCCCTCGGACCCCAACAACACTGCGAGAGGCCTCTGACCCTGCCACTCCCAG TAATTTCCTGCCCAAGAAGACCCCCTTGGGTGAAGAGATGACACCCCCACCCAAGCCCCCACGCCTCTACCTCCCCCAGGAGCCAACATCCGAGGAGACTCCG CGCACCAAACGTCCCCATATGGAGCCTAGGACTCGACGTGGGCCATCTCCACCAGCCTCCCCCACCAG GAAACCCCCTCGGCTTCAGGACTTCCGCTGCTTAGCTGTGCTGGGCCGGGGACACTTTGGGAAG GTCCTCCTGGTCCAGTTCAAGGGGACAGGGAAATACTACGCCATCAAAGCACTGAAGAAGCAGGAGGTGCTCAGCCGGGACGAGATAGAGAG CCTGTACTGCGAGAAGCGGATCCTGGAGGCTGTGGGCTGCACAGGGCACCCTTTCCTGCTCTCCCTCCTTGCCTGCTTCCAGACCTCCAGCCATGCCTGCTTTGTGACTGAGTTTGTGCCTGGTGGTGACCTCATGATGCAGATCCACGAGGATGTCTTCCCCGAGCCCCAGGCCCG CTTCTACGTGGCTTGTGTTGTCCTGGGGCTGCAGTTCTTACACGAGAAGAAGATCATTTACAG GGACCTGAAGTTGGATAACCTTCTGCTGGATGCCCAGGGATTCCTGAAGATCGCAGACTTTGGACTCTGCAAGGAAG GGATCGGCTTCGGGGACCGGACTAGCACCTTCTGTGGCACCCCGGAGTTCCTGGCTCCCGAGGTGCTGACCCAGGAGGCATACACACGGGCTGTGGACTGGTGGGGGCTGGGTGTGCTGCTCTACGAGATGCTGGTGGGTGAG TGCCCGTTCCCAGGGGACACAGAGGAAGAGGTGTTTGACTGCATCGTCAACATGGACGCCCCCTACCCCGGCTTTCTGTCGGTGCAAGGGCTTGAGTTCATTCAGAAG CTCCTCCAGAAGTGCCCGGAGAAGCGCCTCGGGGCAGGTGAGCAGGATGCCGAGGAGATCAAGGTCCAGCCATTCTTCAGG ACCACCAACTGGCAAGCCCTGCTCGCCCGCACCATCCAGCCCCCCTTCGTGCCTACCCTGTGTGGCCCTGCGGACCTGCGCTACTTTGAGGGCGAGTTCACAGGGCTGCCGCCTGCCCTGACCCCACCTGCACCCCACAGCCTCCTCACTGCCCGCCAACAGGCCGCCTTCCGGGACTTCGACTTTGTGTCAGAGCGATTCCTGGAACCCTGA